Below is a window of Humulus lupulus chromosome 9, drHumLupu1.1, whole genome shotgun sequence DNA.
ATAGAATTAtcaaggctcgggggttcgaacctaggtgctcgggacaatttctactcccgatttagtagaaattgaggtctcagaggctagtttttgtctcctaagtatttatttggattggaagttaacaataacccattggacactgtgactaggtttaccgcTAAAGCtcgggactgaggatcgtgctcggaaccatttcattATCTccgcttggaattaaaggtaagaaaactgcacccttgtgtggctgtgttaggactgagattccctgtatttgaatacatatgttgtatAACTATAataatgccatgtgagcatgaaatgagacgcgactcggccactgtgagctggggtcagctagatatactctggactcgacctaagcgagctggagtcagtgggttaaacagagggtgcggcctaagggcgtcaaccctgagTATTGCATGATGATTGAGATAAACTGTTGAATATGTATATGCTTACTGATGTTAATCTGATGTCTATGGCTTGATGATTATCTGGATGATTGTTTTATGATTCATTAATTTCATCACTAAATATGTGTCTACTatcatggttttcttgctggaccttggcttacgggtgctatgtggtgtaggtaaaggcaagggtaagatggatcaaccatgagttggagagctctgggggtgaggtgtacatcgtcagctgctcgtccaccacgaccgagggaagTATAGGGACggaagcctaaaacttgtattttgccattagagtggccattgattgtatataacttttgagagtttgtaaatttgtcttttaaaccctgttttgggatcccatgtaccaaacatctatttttatggaaattatccgtttatgatcaaaatcttttaaccctaacttgattatgactttaggatcacatttttttttattcaaatgacttgatttgcaagtcttacactattttaaatacacagtgcaatgatcttggttatccagagcaTTACACCTATCAACTTGAGTTGGAGCAACAAGAGAGGCTGACAGTGGAGAGGGAAGACACACACCAGACCATGATGGAACATCAACATAAAAGTAAACTCAAGCTCATTGAAAACAACATTTCGTGAGATATAGATCCTCCCCTGTGAACTAAGACACTTGAATCCCTTGTGAGCTTCGCTATAGCCTAGATTCACGCATTTGACTGAATGAAAAGAAAACTTGTGAGATTGATAGGGACAGAGACAGGGAAAACAAGCGACCAAATTTTTTAGGAACTTGTAATCTGAAACTTTGTTGTTAAGTATCTGAAATGGTGATTGACCTCTAAGGATAAGAGATGACAACCTATTAATAAGGTAAACTGAGGTGACAAAAGCATCCCACCAATATTTCAAGGGCATACGAGCTTGAGTAAGTAATGTAAGACCCATTTTGGTAATATGACTATGTTTTACTTCAACTCTACCATTTTGAGCTAAAGTGTGAGGACAAGAATGTTGGAATATGATTCCATTTTCAGTGACAAGGTTAGCAAACACTTGGTATTCTCCTCCCTAATCAGTGTGGAGTTTCttgatttttctttcaaattgATTCTCAACCAACATTTTGAATTGGGTAAAGACTGGAAGAGCCTCAGACTTGGCTTTGAGAGGGTATATCCATGTATACCGACTATAATCATCCACAAAGTGGATATAAAATCTGATGTTGGAGTTGGACATGGTACGGGCAGGACCCCACACGTCCGTATGAATCAAATCAATGGATTGTGATGCTCGATTGATGGATTATTTAAATGGTAAAGAATGAGATTTACCAAATTGGCAGGCATCACAAAAACTGATATTCCCATTACTGTAAATTTTTACATTGGACATTTTTAAGACTTGACTCAAAACATGACTTGAAGGGTGGCCTAAACCCCTATGCCACACCTCCTTCTTGGAATTCAAAGACTGGCTTGGTAGAAATTGACTCAAAAAAGCTATTATTGGTGGCAGCTTCTTGGAATAAGGAGACTCGACTTAGGTAGACTGAACACGGTTGAGATGGAGAGATTGTGTATCAAATTGATAGATGCCATCCTTAAGTTTCCATTGCAGCACCACTTTCCCTGATTGCTTGTCCTTCACAAAACAACCATTAGAGAAAAACTCAATAAACACATTGTTATCCAAAGTTAGTTTTGATATACTAATGAAATTTTTTGTAGCTTTAGGAACATGTAAAAGATTTATTAGCAAAAGTGTTTGGCCTGATTTTGTGTGAAGAATACCATTACCAGTGTGATATATGGTAAGGGAGCTACCATCACCAACAATCGAAGACTCCCATTCAACTTTCTGATGTAAGTTCCCAATATTAGTTGTGACATGGTTACTAGATCCATTATTAGCATACCAATGTTCATTTTCTACCATCTCAGGAGTGGCAACAAAGGCAAACGGTGAGGGATTGTGAGATGGTTGATGCTGTGAAGACCCACTTAGAGAAGAACCCATGTAGTGTTCATCGAACTGATTGTAACAAACAACGACAGAATGGCCAAATCGCCCACAAACTTGACAGGTGGGACGCTAAGAATTAAACCGACTACTAAAACGACCTCCTCTGCCACATGACTGACTTCCTCCCCCTCCGCGGTTTGGAGAAGAACCCCGTGAGAAACCAGAAGGCAACTGGGAAGCAGAACGTTTGTGTGGAGAAGATGAAGGAGGTGTGTGAACCAGCAAATCTTGAGGTGAAGCCACTGTGGAACCAAAGAGAACAACAAGACGTTCCATCTTGCTGTCAAAACCGAGTAATAGATCCTGCAGCTCAGGCCAAGAAGTATAAAAGAGAGCCTCAACTTGCAAAATGACAAAAAGATATTCCATATCCAAACCAGAAAAGACATTGACAATAAGTTGAGAATTAGGATATGGGTCACCTGCGAGAGACAAAGTATCAACCCATTGACGTTTGAGACACAAATAGTCGGCCATGGAAGACGAGCCTTTGTGAGTAGTCTGTATCTTCGTGCGAGTCTCATCTGCCCGAGATTTAGAATAGGCACCATACAACGCATCAAGGTTACGCCAAAGGGCAGTGGAGGAGTCAGAGCCCATGACTTTGGTAGCAATAGTTTTCTTCATGGAGCCGTAAAGCCAACTGAGTAGGAGCTAGTCTAAAGCAATCCACTGCTCGAAAGCAGGATTGAGTTGGGGCGAAGCGGTGGAATCATCATCAGAAACGGGAAGAAGCTCAAGAGGTTTCACTGTTGCCCCTGTGAGAAAACCACCGAGGTGGTACCCCCGAATGATGGCAGAGACCATCGTTTTCCAAAGGGTGAAATTGTTCTAGTCGAGTTTGAGGGCAAACAATTGTGTGAGGGTATTTCCAAACTGAGGTTGTTGAGAAGGCAGAGGAGAGGTAATAAGGGCTGAAGAAGAGGGAGCTAAGACAACATTTGGAGATGGATGGACAACAGTGCTGCCTGTGGGAGCGGGAGCAGGGGGAGATCTAGACTTAGGGTTTTTGTCACCACCAGGAGTCGACATGAGGCAGAGCCGACTAGGgcctctgataccaagtttgaaAACAATAAGAGGTAGAAAagaggagaaaataaaattgtatGCTCAACTCAATTGTAGCTGAGAAATAGGATAGTATTTATAACCCTCTGTGTACAATAATGGCTCAATAAGCAGGTAACATGTATATAGAATATTTACACAGAAAACAATGCAATCGTAACAAATTAATTGACTACCACAATGATGGGAATGATTGAGAGTACAACAGAATATTCCTTCAACCAATTCTTGGGCCACCATTCTCTTAGAATAGGTGGAGACCATTCTCTATTTCTCAACATTAGTTGCTTCTTCTTCAATTGGAGTGGTCTTGGCTGACATTTATATGTTGAGAGAGAGTTCTACTTTTATCTC
It encodes the following:
- the LOC133799631 gene encoding uncharacterized protein LOC133799631, with the protein product MKKTIATKVMGSDSSTALWRNLDALYGAYSKSRADETRTKIQTTHKGSSSMADYLCLKRQWVDTLSLAGDPYPNSQLIVNVFSGLDMEYLFVILQVEALFYTSWPELQDLLLGFDSKMERLVVLFGSTVASPQDLLVHTPPSSSPHKRSASQLPSGFSRGSSPNRGGGGSQSCGRGGRFSSRFNS